The Bacillus sp. Bos-x628 genome segment TATTGGAGGAGGGCGCAATGCTTTGTGTTGAAGGCAGAATAGATATGAGAAATGACAGCAGTCAAATCATCGTGCAAGAGGCGGTTCTGCTTGAAGAGATGGGCACAAAAAGAAAAGAGGCCGTCTACATCCGTGTCAAAGAAGAGAACCATTCGCAAGAACTGCTAAAACAAGTGAAGCGAGTGATCTCTCTCCACAGAGGAGAAGCGGATGTTTATTTGTATTATGAAAAACAAAAAAAGACGATAAGACTCCCAGATGCTTACAAAGTCCATGCAGATCATGCTGTGATCTTCCAGCTAAAAGAGTTGCTCGGTGAACAAAACGTTGTCATGAAATGATGACAAATCGTCTGAATGTGTTTTACAAATTCACCTATTGTGTTATCATTTTAAAGATTCTGTGTATTGAAAACTGCCAGTGCCAGTATGTGCCTATCAACTTAGCAATTCAATTCATCATTTTCCACTTGAAGGAGTGTTCATCAGATGTCATTAAGAGAAGAAGCATTACATATGCACAAAGAGAATCAAGGCAAACTCGAAACAAAATCAAAAGTACAAGTGAAAAATGCGAAAGACTTGAGCTTGGCTTACTCACCTGGTGTTGCAGAACCATGTAAAGATATTTATGACGACACAAGCAAAGTGTATGATTATACAATGAAAGGCAATATGGTTGCTGTTGTAACAGACGGAAGTGCCGTTTTAGGACTAGGTAATATCGGTGCAGAAGCTTCTCTTCCAGTGATGGAAGGAAAAGCCGTTCTGTTCAAAAGCTTTGCGGGCGTAGATGCATTCCCAATTGCCCTTGCGACAAACGATGTTGACAAAATTGTTGAAACAGTGAAGCTGCTTGAGCCGACTTTTGGTGGTGTCAACCTTGAAGATATTGCAGCACCTAATTGTTTTATCATTGAAGAGCGTCTGAAAAAAGAGACAAACATCCCAGTTTTCCATGATGATCAGCACGGAACAGCGATTGTTACAGTAGCGGGACTTGTCAATGCCCTCAAACTTTCTGGAAAGTCTATGTCTTCTATCAAAGTCGTAGCAAACGGTGCTGGTGCTGCAGGTATTGCAATTATTAAACTGCTTTATCATTTCGGTGTACGTGACATCATCATGTGTGATACAAAAGGCGCGATTTATGAAGGACGTCCTAATGGCATGAACGCAGTGAAAAACGAAGTAGCAAAATTCACGAACCAAGACCGTAAAGAAGGCGCATTAGAAGAAGTCATTGAAGGTGCGGATGTGTTCATTGGTGTTTCAGTAGCAGGTGCTTTAACAAAAGAAATGGTTGGAAAAATGGCAAAAGATCCTGTGATCTTTGCGATGGCTAACCCGAACCCAGAGATCATGCCGGAAGATGCTCATGCGGCAGGTGCAAGTGTTGTAGGAACTGGCCGTTCTGACTTCCCGAACCAAGTGAATAATGTATTGGCTTTCCCTGGTATTTTCCGCGGAGCGCTTGATGTACGTGCGACACATATTAACGAAGAAATGAAAATCGCAGCAGTTGAAGCCATTGCTTCCCTTGTTTCAGATGAAGAATTAACAGCAGAATATGTCATCCCTGCACCGTTTGATGCGCGAGTAGCCCCTGCAGTAGCAAAAGCAGTGGCAAAAGCAGCAATGGAGACGGGTGTTGCAAGAATGAAAGTTGACCCAGAAGCCGTTGCAGAAAAAACAAGAAGATTAACAATCATTGGCGAGTAACCAACTGGAAAAGTGTGCACGTTTTTTCTGAAATTGGAGGAAAGATGTGTACACCTTTCTTTCTTAAATGAATTTTTTTCATCCTGAATAAGATTTTTTTGTAGACGTTCAAAATTCAAATATATCAACTGTTCAGCGCCCCAATTACACACTCATTTCTCGTCAATTCCCCACTGAAAAAATGGAATGAAGGATGACAGCGTTTGACAAAAAAAGTACAATAGTTTCGGTACAGTCATGACATGTCCTATAATAGTGGATGTGCGTGTAAAGAAAAAACCCTTCAAAAAGGGAGGTAGTCATTTGTCAATCAAGAATATTTTTAGTAAAAAGAAAAAATATGCATCTGTACCCTCTGAACAGGCAAGTCAAGATGTGCCTGAAGGCATCATGACCAAATGTCCGCAATGTAAAAAAATAATGCTTACCAAAGAATTAGATAAAAACTTACGAGTTTGCATGAATTGCGGCAG includes the following:
- a CDS encoding malic enzyme-like NAD(P)-binding protein, producing the protein MSLREEALHMHKENQGKLETKSKVQVKNAKDLSLAYSPGVAEPCKDIYDDTSKVYDYTMKGNMVAVVTDGSAVLGLGNIGAEASLPVMEGKAVLFKSFAGVDAFPIALATNDVDKIVETVKLLEPTFGGVNLEDIAAPNCFIIEERLKKETNIPVFHDDQHGTAIVTVAGLVNALKLSGKSMSSIKVVANGAGAAGIAIIKLLYHFGVRDIIMCDTKGAIYEGRPNGMNAVKNEVAKFTNQDRKEGALEEVIEGADVFIGVSVAGALTKEMVGKMAKDPVIFAMANPNPEIMPEDAHAAGASVVGTGRSDFPNQVNNVLAFPGIFRGALDVRATHINEEMKIAAVEAIASLVSDEELTAEYVIPAPFDARVAPAVAKAVAKAAMETGVARMKVDPEAVAEKTRRLTIIGE